The nucleotide sequence GGGCGCGCCGATTTCCGGCATGCCGCCCTGCCCTACGCCGCCGAAAGCAACCCGCGTCTGCGCAAAAAGATACTTGGCGTATTCCGATAGCAGGAGCCGCAACGCCGCGCCACTCGTCCACCACGGCTCCTCGCGCCACTTTTCGCCGACCACGGCAAACGGAACCAGTTCGATATCGGGCATCGAGTGGGACAATTCAACGATCGCACGCGGCATGTGATAGTTCGATGTCACCACGATCAGCGAGTGAAAGCCGCGCTCCGTCGCCCAGCGCCGCGTCTCCGTTGCATTGCTGCGGGTGTTGACGGCGGAGCGATCCAGATCGACGCAGCAGGCCAAGAGGCGCTGGCTGTCGGGCAATGTGCGCTGAATATCGCTGTAGCCGCTGGTCGGATGCACGCCGGAAATCAGGAGCCGGCGGCCATAGCCAACCGACAGCAATTCCAGCGCATCGGAGACGCGCGACGATCCGCCGGTGAGCACCACGATGCCATCGGCATTGCGTGACGGCTTCTCCTCGGCCGGCGGCACCCGCGACAGGAAATCGACGAAGCCCAGCCCGATAAACAGAAGGATGCCGGCAGCCGCAAGCATCACCACACGATGGCGCAAGCGCCCGCGCGTCGGCGTGACATCGTAGCTGTGTGAGGTCTCGGACAATCTCAACTCGCTCAGGCGCATCAATGGAGTGCTACCCGTTCCTGCATCAGTCTATCGCAAAATCCGGCGCGGCTGTGGCCTCAAACGTCACCAACACCATGTTTTGACGCGTGGTTTCACTCTAGCCCACTCCTGCCCGCTCGAAAATGCGCTCAATCGATTTCCTCGAGGGTTGCAAAAAGCGTCCGCCGCGACGCCCACGCGGTCACCGCGGCAATCAGGAGGGTCTGGGCGGCAAGCACCAGATAGCCGGAAGCCGGCAGCGCGAATGTCCCGAGCAGTGCGGCAAACTGATCGCCGACCGGCGTGCCGGAGAACCAGCTCGCGATCGATTCCGAAAAGCCGAATGTCAGCATCGCGGCCAGCCCGCCGATCAGGCCGCCCTCCAGGCCCAGCCGCAGAAAATGGCGCAGGAAGCGGTTGGCGATATAGCGGTCCTGCGCGCCGACGAAATGCAGCACCTCTACGATTGGCCGGTTGGCGGCCATTGCGCCGCGCGTCGCGAACGACACCGAGATCACCGTCGCCACGATCACGAGGATCAGAATGCCGGTGCCCGCCAGCACGATGGCCCCGGTCATCGAGCGCATCCGCTCGATCCAGGCGCGATGATCGTCGATGGTTGCGGATGGAGCCGCCTGTGCGACGCTGCGGCGCATGGCCGCGAGATCCGGCGTCGCCCCCGGCGCGATGCGCACGACGATGACGCGTGGAACGGGCAGGTCGTTGAGCGACAATCCGGTGCCCAGCCACGGCTCAAGAAGTTTGGCCGACTCGTCCTTGCTGAAGGGGCGCACTTCCAAAATACCGGGCAGCGTCCGCGTGGCCTCGGTGACGCTACGAATGTCACGCTCGATGTCGCGCCCCGGCGAAGGTCGCAGTTGGATCGTCAATTCGCTGGACACGTCGGATTGCCATTGGGCCGCCGACGACCGCACCAGCAGCACCGCGCCGGTCGTCATCGAGGCGAGATACGTCATGATGGCCACGACCGCGATCAGCGCGCGCCCGGCGATCGAGCCGCGCGGAACGATCGGCGACAGGTTTCGCGCACTCGCCGCGACTTCCGACTTGCTGTCGCCCAGATCCATCATGATCTTGCGGTCATCAATCATAGATGTGCAGCCGCGATTCATGCAGCACCATGCGCCGCGCCTCGTATTGATCCATCAGCGCGATGTCGTGGGTCGCGATGATGACGGCGGTGCCGGATTTGTTCAATTGAATGAAAAGGCTGAGCAGCCGCCGCGCCAGTGACGGATCGACGTTGCCGGTCGGCTCGTCCGCCAGCAGCAGTTGCGGACGGGCGATCACCGCGCGTGCGATCGCGGCGCGCTGCTTCTCACCGCCCGACAGGATCGGCGGCAACGCGTCCATCCGCTTGCCGAGCCCGACCCAGTTGAGAAGGTCGATGACCTCCTTGCGATAGCTGGATTCGCTGCGCCCCATCACCCGGAACGGCAGTGCGACGTTTTCATAGGTCGTCATGTGATCAAGCAGCCGGAAGTCCTGCAGCACAATCCCGATCCGCGAACGCAATTCGGCGCGCGCATCCTTGTCGAGCAGCGACACGTCCTTGCCGAACAGATTGACCAGACCGCGCGTCGGCCTCAGCGACAGGAACAGCATGCGCAGCAGCGACGTCTTGCCCGCGCCGGACGGCCCGGTGAGAAACTGGAACGAGCGGGCAGGAATCTGGAAGGTCAGGTCGCGCAGAACCTCCGGGCCAAGCCCGTAACGCAAACCGACATTTTCGAACCGGACCAATCTCAGCTCCGTTCGACATGACCGATGGAGACGCTGCCTAGTGGTCCGATTCTAATATTCGCATCCCGTTTCAGTTGGCACCTATGCGAATGTTAGAATTGGAGGACCACTAGCAAATATAAAGTTCTGGTGGAGTTTTGGATTTGACATTCGCGTTGGGAACCCGCTGTCAGCAGGGGCGAATGTCAAATCCACTCCACCAGGATGTCTCCGGACACCCCCGTCAGCCGGCAACCGCCGGGGCGGACGCCATAAACGCTTTTGAGGCCGTTATGGTTTCCGATTCGTTAACGGACGCCGGATAGCATCTAGTGGTCCGATTCCGGCATTCGCATTCCCTCGCTGCAGGCACCTTTGCGAATGCCGGAATCGACGGACCACTAGTAGGCATAAGCTTCTGGTGGAGTTTAGGATTTGACATTCGCGATGCGGATTCGCGGTCGCTGGGTCGCGAATATCAAATCCACTCCACCAGACGCGTTCACTCTGGCGATTCGTCCATGCATATCGTTTGTCCCAATTGTACGACATCCTACGCGATCGATCCGGCCAATTTCAGCGAGGCCGGACGCCGGGTCCGGTGCGCCCGTTGTCAGGAAGTCTGGCTCGCGGTGCCGCAGGAACTCGCGTCCACCGCTGCCATGTCGCGGAACGACATGGACGATACCCGTCCGCAGGACGGTTTTGGACCGCAAAACGATGCGGCAGGCGACTGGCGCGAGGACAATGCGCCGCACGTCGAGAGCCCGTCGATTTCCGCCGGATGGCCCGAACCTGAGGCCACGCAACCGGCTGCCGAAGCAGACGGGAACTGGACCGCACTGGCCCGGCAGGAGGCGATGACCGAGGCCGCTCCGGCCAAATCGTCCCGGTTCAAAAAACTTGGCGCCTCCGTCGCGCCCTTCCTGAAATCGGCGAACTGGGCCAAGGCCCTGCCCGGCGTTCTGACCCTGCCGACCGTCTGCGTAGCGCTCGGCGCGATGGTGTTCGGCCTGACCGCTTGGCGCACCGACGTGGTGCGGGTACTGCCGCAGACTGCGGCGTTCTTCAAGATGATCGGCATGGGCGTGAACCTGCGCGGCCTCGCCTTTGAGGATCTCAAGATCAGCACCGAGACAGTGAACAACAAGCCGGTCCTGCTGATCGAAGGTGCGATCGTCGATGTCACGCGCAAGTCCGTCGAGATTCCCCGGCTGCGATTCATCGTGCGCGACGCCAAGGGTGCGGAAATCTACGCCTGGAATGCCGTGCTGGAGCAGCCGGTGCTCAACCCCGGCGAGAAGGCCTGGTTCAAGACGCGGCTGGCCTCCCCGCCGGCGGAAGGCCGCGAAATTGCCGTGAGGTTCTTCCACAAGCTGGACATTGCGTCCGGAGGAACCTGAATGTCGCGCGTCCTGATCGCAGACGACGAAGAGTCGATGCGCCTGCTTGTGGCGCGGGCGATCGCCATGGATGGCCATGAGATCGTCACCGCGGAAGACGGCGCCGAGGCGCTGGAGATTCTGAACCGCGACAACGGTGCATTCGATCTTCTGCTCACCGACATAAAAATGCCCGTGATGGACGGCATTGCGCTGGCGCTGGCCGTCGCGCGCGACTTCCCGCGGCTGACGGTCCTCATGATGACGGGCTTCGCCGATCAGCGCGAACGCGCGTCCGGACTGGAAGCGATCGTCCACGACGTCATCACCAAACCATTCGCCGTGGCAGATATCCGCACCGCGGTCGCGGATGCACTGGCCTCGCGCGCCCCCGACTAAGTCACTCCGCCAGTTGCGGCGCGGCCTTGCCCGAGCGCAACGTCAGCCGCGTCAGAATGAAGGCCGCAACCGCGCACATCGCGATGGTCGCCACCATCGGCATCGCCGTGCCGTCGAAGAAAGCGCTGGCGACGACGATCATCACAGCACCCGTAATCATCTGCAACGTGCCGCCCAGCGCCGATGCCATGCCGGCAATCGGCCCGTGATCCTCCAGCGACAGCACCATGGTGGAGGGAATCACGAGTCCCAGCCATGCATTGGCGATGAACAGCATCACGACGAGCACAATGAGGCTGTCGACACCGGCAGCGGTCACCGCGAACAGGGCAAGCGTCGCAACTGTGAAGCAGGTCACCGCCACCGACACCACGCGCGTGATGCCGAAGCGCGACGCCAGATAAGCACTGAACTGGGAGGCGCCGATGAAGCCGATGGCGTTCACCGAGAATGTCAGGCCGTACTGCGTCGGCGTCAGGCCGAAGTGGCCCATATAGATGAAGGACGAGCTGGCGAGGAACGCGAAAAAGCTCGCCATGCCGAAGCCGCCGATGAAGGTTAATCCAAGGAAGCGCCAGTCGCGGAACAGCTCACCGAAGCCGTCAAGCACGCTGCGGACGCTGACCTCGACCCGCTCCTCGGGCGGCCGCGTTTCGGGCAGCACGAAAGCGACCAGCAGGAATGAGAGGATAGAGGCGGCAGTGACAGCGGCGAACACCGAGCGCCAGCCGAACGGAACGATCAGGCCGCTGCCGACGAGAGGCGCCAGGATCGGCGAGACGCTGAACACCAGCATCACCAGCGACATCAGCCGCGTCGCATCGACGCCGGTATGCAGATCGCGGATCACCGCGCGTGGGATCACCATCACCGCCGCCGCGCCGAGGCCCTGCACGAAGCGGAAGAAAATCAGCCATGCGATGCTCGGCGCCAGACCGCAACCGATGCTGCCGAGCGCAAAGACCACAATCCCGAAATAAAGCGGCGGCTTGCGGCCCACCATGTCCGAGACCGGCCCGTAGACGATCTGGCACACGCCGAACGCCACGAAAAACGCCATCAGCGTCATCTGCGTGGCTGCGGTGGATGCCTGCAGGTCCGACGCGATGGCCGGCAGCGCAGGGAGATACATATCGATGGCGAAAGGGCCGATCGCGGACAACAGACCGAGCACGATCGCGTTTTTTGCAAAGCTTGAAGACATAAAACTTGAAGACATGGCGTGACGTATCCTGAACATTCTTGTCGATTGTGTGAGGGGTTAGACAGTCAATTCGCGCGACCGGCGCGGGCGGCTGTTGTGATGAGCCGTGAAAAATGGTCAATGCCATAGAGGGCTCTGACGGCATCAATCAAGAAACGGGACGGGACATGACCAAGGGACACAAGAAGGTCGCGCTGGTGACCGGCGCCGCGCGGGGCATCGGACTGGCCGCGGCGAAGCGATTTCTGGCCGACGGCTGGCATGTCGCACTGCTCGACATCGAAAAGGACCTGCTCGCGCAGACCTTCAAGACGCTCGCCGCACCCGACACGACGCTGTCGATCCATTGCGACGTCTCTGACGCCGACGCCGTCGCCGCCGCTTTCAGGCAGGTGGTCCAGCATTTCGGGCGGCTCGACGCACTGATCAACAATGCCGGTATCGCGATCTTCAAACCGCTGCTCGAAACCACGCAAGCCGACTGGGACCGCGTGCTGGCGGTGAACCTGACCGGGCCGTTTCTCTGCACCCAGGCGGCGGCGCCGCTGATGCGCGAGAACGGCGGCGGCGCCATCGTGAACATCACCTCGATTTCGGCGCTTCGCGCCTCGACGCTGCGCACCGCATACGGGACCAGCAAGGCCGGCCTCGCACACCTGACTAAACAGTTCGCCGTCGAACTCGCAACACTCGGCATTCGCGTTAACGCGGTCGCGCCCGGCCCGGTCGATACCGCGATGGCCAAAGCGGTTCATACGCCCGCGATCCGCGCCGACTATCACGACACCATCCCGCTCAATCGCTACGGACTCGAGGAAGAACTCGCCGAGGCGATCTTCTTCCTGTGCAGCGACCGCGCCAGCTACATCACCGGACAGATGCTGTCGGTGGACGGCGGGTTCGAGGCGACCGGAATCGGTCTGCCGACGCTGCGCGGCGAAGGCCGCAACGGCTGACAGCGAGACGGCGCCGTTTCGTGCTTCTGCCTTAAGACGCACAGGCATCCATATCGTCCCGCGAGCGTTCTGGCGTCCTGCGGTGTGCAGTCTTGCGAGCATTGCCTGCCTCTATGCGTGACTGCCCCATGCTTTCGATCAGCGGCAGTATTTGCGCCCGGTAACTGGCGAACAGATCGGTCGTGATCCAGCTTTCGTAGTGATCTTCGGTCTCGAACACGCCGATCAGCAGGGCTGAGCTTCCATCGACGTCGCGATAGATCCGGCCACCGTGAAACCCCGAGATCTTGTCCGAGAACGAATCCCGGGCGGCCTCAAGCAGAGCAGCGAGTTCGTCGAGCTTGCCCGGCTTGGGCGTGAAGCTGTTGATCAGGACAAACGGCCGCGGCTCATTGCCCGACGGCTGTGTCCGATCGTGATGAATGGTTCCGCTCATCGATATCATTCCTGATTGCCATGGGAGGTTAGCTCCGCCATCACGACGTCTTGCGATGACGGACAAGGCAGCCTACAACCTCAACTTAAGTTGAGGTCAAGCGATGACGAACAAGGATCACCACGGCAAACCACCCGCCGGGATTGCCCGCGAATTGACTGTCGGCGAGGTTGCCCAACGTTCCGGCGTCGCCATTTCCACTCTCCATTTTTACGAGTCCAAGGGACTCATCGCGAGCCGCCGCAACCAAGGCAACCAGCGCCGCTATCCGCGAGCCGTGTTGCGCCAGGTCGCCATTATCAAGGTGGCGCAAAGCACCGGCGTTCCACTTGCCGCGATCCGCGATGCCCTGACGTCGTTACCCAAGGGACGTCCGCCGACAGCGAGGGACTGGGCGAGACTTTCCGCCAGCTGGCGCGCCGATCTGGATGAACGCATCGCCAAGCTGACCCGTCTTCGTGACCAGCTCGGCGATTGCATCGGATGCGGATGCCTCTCACTCAAAACCTGCCCGTTGCGTAATCCTTCGGATCAGCTCTCAAAGCAGGGTTCCGGAGCAAGACTGCTCGACCCGTCCTAGCGCCCGACGATCGTCGCCACGTGTTACTTCCGCTTCTTTGGTTGCGCATGTTGCCATGCCATTTCCAGTGCGTTCCTGAGTTCAGCGACGCCCAGCGCCGCTAGACTTACTGTCGTCCATCCCTGCTTGCCCCAGGCATTCGGCACCGGTGTGAATGCTCCGGGCGCAAGCATGCATTTGAATTCCTGCTCTTCCGCCGTGAACTTGATATTGGCGGTGCGGCCATCGGCAGCGAGCGTCACAAAGATGCGGGCTACCTTGAACGCCGCCCGATCGAAATGCGGCGCCTCGGTGGTACCGTCCAGAGACAGCGCGATGCGCCGCAGATCGTTGCCCGTTGCCATGGCAGACCACCATCAAAGCTACTTTTCGGCGACGGCCTTCATGCTGCTCAATCCCTGCTGAAACTGGTCGCCGCACATGCGATCCATATTCATGAACATGTGCATGATCTTCATCATGTAAGGCACGGGACCCTGCATCGCCCAGGTCACGTTGGTCGCGTTGCCCTTAGGCTGCATGGTGAACTCGGCGGTATTGTGCGCTTCGAACGGGCTGAAGAAATCCAGCTTGATGACGATTTTGGACGAAGGCGTCGCGTCCAGGATCTCCATGCGGCCGCGGCCGACATTCTTGTTGCCGTTCCACTCATACACCGAACCCTTGCCGTTCGGCGCACCACTGAACGTCCGCTGCATGGCCGGGTCGAGCTTCTCGTAAGGCGACCACGAGCCCCAATGCCTGTAGTCGTTGATCAGCGGGAAAATCTTCTCCGCGGGCGCGTTGATGTCGATGGACCGCTGCACGCGGAAGATATCCGGCCGCATCGCAGCGACGATGAGAACGATTGCGATCAGAACCGCGAGAACGATGGCAATGTATATCAGGGTAGTCATGTTTTTACTCCGTCTCACATGAAAATCAGGCGTCAGCGACGCCAGGGAAAGATCAGACGCAGCCGCTCATCGCGCAGATACAGCCCGGCCCAGAGCAGGATGCCGAGGTAGACGCCGAACAGCGTGTGGCTGAACAGCGGGCTTCCGGCGCGGACATGCACGTAGATCGCGCCGCCGAGGTAGCCGGTCAGCAGGATGGCGCCGAGCACCGAGGTCTTGGGATAGGCGTAGAGCAGCGTGCCGGCCAGCGTCAGCACGCCGAGGGTAACCGCGAGATCGGTCGGGATGCCGAGCTGACGCGACGTCTCGATCACGATATCGAGCGCGATCAGCTTGATGGCACCGTCGAACAGCAGGAACAGGACGACCAGACCGCTGAGGATGCGGCCGGTCCATAGCGCGGTCGGCGAAATCGGAACTAGTTCATTCATAGTGACAATCCTTTCGGCATCGAGCCGGAACCTTGGCCGGGCCATGGCAGGCCCAGCGATTGCAGTGGATCTGGGGATCAGGTCTTCGCCAGATGTTCGTCGAGCTGGTCGAAGGTGCCGCCGTAACCCTGCTGCATGCAATCGAACAGACCCTCGAAGCTCACGCGCTCCTCCGCGGACGGATTTACGGGAGCGCCGTGTAACTCCAGCATGGTTTTCCCGTCATGCTCGGAGAGCGTGAGGGTGTTGTGAACTTCAAGTGGCCAAGTCGGGTCGAACGGCGCGCGCGCAATTCCGCCCTTCGCGTCCGAGAACGAACTGACGAACACGATGCGCTCGGGTTTGACGATTTCGCGATAGACGAAACGGCCCCACCATGTGGTCGCGCCGTCCGGCATCAGCATGCTGTAGTGAAACACCCCGCCCGGCCGAAACTCGAGTTTCGCAACGTCGAGTTTGCCGCCTTTCGGCCCCCACCATTGCGCAAGGCGATCCGCCTCCGACCATGCCTTCCACACAAGATCGCGCGGTGCGTTGAACGTGCGCGTAACAGCGAATTCGCGCGACGCGGTGGCGATGGGCTTTGCTTGAGTCAGCATGGTTTTCTCCTGAGTGGCTCAGGCCGTGCAGCCGGTGGCCAGCGGATGACCGAAACTCCAGCCATGACCGAACGGATCGCGCACTTCGGCGTAACGCGCGCCCCAGAACGCATCCCATGGCTGCACGATGACTTTCGCGCCTGCATCCACGGCACGCTTCACGGCCTCGTCGCAGTTCGGCACTTCGAGATGCAGCAGGAAGCTGGAGCCGCCGAGTTCGTCGGGCGGAATGGTTTTGCCGTCGCCGTGATCGGTCGTGCCGCGGTACTCGGGAAAGTCATCCATCAAGAACACAACCGCACCGTTGATGATGAGGTGCGCATGCATCAGGCGCTTACCGTCCTCGGCGGGCATCCGCATCACTTCGGTGGCGCCGAGTCCCTTCTTGTAAAACTCAACGGCCTCGCTCGCACCCCTGACCACGAGATGCGGAACAAGCGGCGGCAGCGGCGGCATTTGATCGGTCATGGCGTGCTCCTCGGCTTTGGATGTACTTGTGACGTCTTCGAGTGGTTCGCGGCACCGCCGCGAAGGGAGTTGCTATTTTCGGGGCGATGCCCGTTTTGTCGTCTTCCGGTGCTTGGGCTTCCCGGGCTTGCTGGCGTCGCTTGTTTCCTTCGCCTGCAGCCCGCCGAGATATTCCTCAAGGCGATCCAGCCCTGCTTCCCAGAAGCGGCGATAGCTCTCGAGCCAGTCGTCAACTTCCTTCAGCGCCGCGGGTTCGATCTTGCACGGACGCCACTGCGCCGCGCGGCCGCGCGTCACCAGACCGGCATGTTCCAGCACTTTCAGATGCTTCGACACCGCCGGCATGCTCATGGCGAAAGGCTCGGCGAGTTCCGTCACCGATGTTTCGCCCAGCACCAGCCGCGCGAGGATGGCGCGGCGGGTGGGGTCGGCAAGGGCTGCGAACTTGGTGCTGAGCGGGTCCATCGGCGCCTTCATATAACCAATCAGTTAAATAACCTGATGGTTAAATATAAGCGTTCAGCGAAACTGTCAAGCGCTCCTGATCGAAAAATCGGATGGGGACTGTGCCGCGCCGGCATGAAGGCCGAAGCGCGCCTAAGGCTCAATAATCCTTGAGCAGCCGCTCGATGTAATCGAGTTCGATTTGCGGCCGCTGCGGGTCCGCGAGACGGCGGCGCAGTTCTTCCAGAATTCGCCGCACGCGCTGTACGTCGATCTCACCGGGAATCTTCACGGAGAGATCATCGCTCCACTCACGGCCGCTGAGCGGCCGTCCCAGCGGATCGGTGGTGTTGCCGCTGTTCTGCTGACGGCCCATGCGCTCGCCCGGCCCGGTGTCCTGTCCCTCGCCCTGCTGCATCGACTGCGCGAGATTCTGCGCGCCCTTGCGCAGGGCCTCAAGCGCGCGGCCCTGTGAATCGACGGCGCTGTCGGCATTGCCCTGTCCAAGCTGACTGCCGGCATCGCCCATCGCGGAGTCGGCGTCGCCAAGCGCATCGCCGCCGTCCTGACCGTCCTGTCCCTGCTGACCCTGCTGACCTTGACCCGGCTGGCCCTTCTCGCCGCGCTGACCCGGCATCATGCCGTTCTTCTTCATGTCCTCGAGCAGCTTGCTCAGCCGGTCTCGCAGCGCCTGCTGGTCCTGGCGCAGCCCGTCCATCTGGCCCTGATTGCCCTGCTCGCCGCGGCCGCGTTCGCGCCGGGATTCCTGCCCCTGCTTGAACGTCTTGTCGCGCAACTGCTGCTGCTTGCGGATCATGTCGCCGAGTTCGTTCAGCGCCTGCTCCATCTCGCCGTCGCCCTGCCCGGGCTGCGCCATCTGCAGGTTTTCCAGCATCTGCTGCATCTGATCGAGCAGCGCGCGCGCGGCATCCTTGTCGCCGGAGCGCGACAGCCGCTCCATGCGGTCGATCATGTTCTTGAGATCCTGCTGGCGCATCACCTTGGTGTTGGGATCGAGCGGCCGCGCCAGTTGTTGCGGGTTGTTGCGCAACTGCTCCGCCAGTTGGCGCATGAAATTATCCAGCGCCGCGCGCAGGTTGTCGGTCAGCTTCTTGATCTCTTCGTCGCTGGCGCCGCGCTCAAGCGCCTCCTTGAGCGCGTCCTGCGCGGCGCGGAGCGCCTTGTCGACGTCGGTGATGTTGCCGTCCTCGATCGCGATCGCGAGCGCCCACAGGCTGTCGACGGTCTCGCGCATGGCGTCGCGCGTCTTGGCGCGGTTGAGCCGGTTCGCGACGCTACGCAGGCCGAGATAATGTCCAAGCTCGGGCGTGAACGCCTCGGGCGCAATCATCAGCGCTTCGAGCGCGATCAGCACCAGCGGCTTCTGGTTGGCGTCGAGCGCGAGGTTACGGCGCTGCTCGATCAGCGCCCGCGCCAGCGGCTTCACGAACAGCCGCTCCGGCAGCCGCATGTCGAACGGCTCGCTGCGCCCTTCATTGCCGGCTTCGTCTTTCGCGGTCAACGTCAGCGTGACATCCGCGCCGGCGTAGGGATTTTCGCTCAGGTCCTTCACCGTCTGGCCGACGCCGTTACGCGTGCGCACATTCGGCAATCCGAGCGTAATCGACGGCGGATCAAACAGTGGCTGCGCCTTGGCGCTGTCCTCCCTGGCGCCATCCTCTTTCGCCGCACGGGGCGCGAACTGCGCATGGGCTTCGGTAACGCCGTAATCGTCTTCGAGCTTGTAGGATAGCAGCAGCGCACCCTTGGCCTGCCGTTCGGGGTCCTTGGCCAGCGAAATGCTGGGCGCGCGATCGGGCATCGCCTTGAATGTCCATTGCGGCTGCCCTGAAGGCGAACGGACATGCGCGATACCGTCGCCCGTAATCGTAAAGTTCCGCTCGTTGGTGCCCTGCGGCGCATTCCCTGCGACAGGCGTTTCCGTCACGCCGCCGCTTGCGGCGACATCGAGCCTGCTGCCGCTGGATCGGACGATCAGAGTGCTTCCCGCCGGCACCGAAACAGGCCCGGCGCCAGACGGCGGCGCGTCCTTATTGGTGGAGGCCGAGAGGATGATCGGCGGACGGCTGGTG is from Afipia massiliensis and encodes:
- a CDS encoding VOC family protein; this translates as MTDQMPPLPPLVPHLVVRGASEAVEFYKKGLGATEVMRMPAEDGKRLMHAHLIINGAVVFLMDDFPEYRGTTDHGDGKTIPPDELGGSSFLLHLEVPNCDEAVKRAVDAGAKVIVQPWDAFWGARYAEVRDPFGHGWSFGHPLATGCTA
- a CDS encoding SRPBCC family protein yields the protein MTTLIYIAIVLAVLIAIVLIVAAMRPDIFRVQRSIDINAPAEKIFPLINDYRHWGSWSPYEKLDPAMQRTFSGAPNGKGSVYEWNGNKNVGRGRMEILDATPSSKIVIKLDFFSPFEAHNTAEFTMQPKGNATNVTWAMQGPVPYMMKIMHMFMNMDRMCGDQFQQGLSSMKAVAEK
- the soxR gene encoding redox-sensitive transcriptional activator SoxR — protein: MTNKDHHGKPPAGIARELTVGEVAQRSGVAISTLHFYESKGLIASRRNQGNQRRYPRAVLRQVAIIKVAQSTGVPLAAIRDALTSLPKGRPPTARDWARLSASWRADLDERIAKLTRLRDQLGDCIGCGCLSLKTCPLRNPSDQLSKQGSGARLLDPS
- a CDS encoding SRPBCC family protein produces the protein MLTQAKPIATASREFAVTRTFNAPRDLVWKAWSEADRLAQWWGPKGGKLDVAKLEFRPGGVFHYSMLMPDGATTWWGRFVYREIVKPERIVFVSSFSDAKGGIARAPFDPTWPLEVHNTLTLSEHDGKTMLELHGAPVNPSAEERVSFEGLFDCMQQGYGGTFDQLDEHLAKT
- a CDS encoding DoxX family protein, which translates into the protein MNELVPISPTALWTGRILSGLVVLFLLFDGAIKLIALDIVIETSRQLGIPTDLAVTLGVLTLAGTLLYAYPKTSVLGAILLTGYLGGAIYVHVRAGSPLFSHTLFGVYLGILLWAGLYLRDERLRLIFPWRR
- the ftsE gene encoding cell division ATP-binding protein FtsE — protein: MVRFENVGLRYGLGPEVLRDLTFQIPARSFQFLTGPSGAGKTSLLRMLFLSLRPTRGLVNLFGKDVSLLDKDARAELRSRIGIVLQDFRLLDHMTTYENVALPFRVMGRSESSYRKEVIDLLNWVGLGKRMDALPPILSGGEKQRAAIARAVIARPQLLLADEPTGNVDPSLARRLLSLFIQLNKSGTAVIIATHDIALMDQYEARRMVLHESRLHIYD
- a CDS encoding zinc-ribbon domain-containing protein, which translates into the protein MHIVCPNCTTSYAIDPANFSEAGRRVRCARCQEVWLAVPQELASTAAMSRNDMDDTRPQDGFGPQNDAAGDWREDNAPHVESPSISAGWPEPEATQPAAEADGNWTALARQEAMTEAAPAKSSRFKKLGASVAPFLKSANWAKALPGVLTLPTVCVALGAMVFGLTAWRTDVVRVLPQTAAFFKMIGMGVNLRGLAFEDLKISTETVNNKPVLLIEGAIVDVTRKSVEIPRLRFIVRDAKGAEIYAWNAVLEQPVLNPGEKAWFKTRLASPPAEGREIAVRFFHKLDIASGGT
- a CDS encoding SDR family NAD(P)-dependent oxidoreductase — protein: MTKGHKKVALVTGAARGIGLAAAKRFLADGWHVALLDIEKDLLAQTFKTLAAPDTTLSIHCDVSDADAVAAAFRQVVQHFGRLDALINNAGIAIFKPLLETTQADWDRVLAVNLTGPFLCTQAAAPLMRENGGGAIVNITSISALRASTLRTAYGTSKAGLAHLTKQFAVELATLGIRVNAVAPGPVDTAMAKAVHTPAIRADYHDTIPLNRYGLEEELAEAIFFLCSDRASYITGQMLSVDGGFEATGIGLPTLRGEGRNG
- a CDS encoding cell division protein FtsX codes for the protein MIDDRKIMMDLGDSKSEVAASARNLSPIVPRGSIAGRALIAVVAIMTYLASMTTGAVLLVRSSAAQWQSDVSSELTIQLRPSPGRDIERDIRSVTEATRTLPGILEVRPFSKDESAKLLEPWLGTGLSLNDLPVPRVIVVRIAPGATPDLAAMRRSVAQAAPSATIDDHRAWIERMRSMTGAIVLAGTGILILVIVATVISVSFATRGAMAANRPIVEVLHFVGAQDRYIANRFLRHFLRLGLEGGLIGGLAAMLTFGFSESIASWFSGTPVGDQFAALLGTFALPASGYLVLAAQTLLIAAVTAWASRRTLFATLEEID
- a CDS encoding multidrug effflux MFS transporter, with protein sequence MSSSFMSSSFAKNAIVLGLLSAIGPFAIDMYLPALPAIASDLQASTAATQMTLMAFFVAFGVCQIVYGPVSDMVGRKPPLYFGIVVFALGSIGCGLAPSIAWLIFFRFVQGLGAAAVMVIPRAVIRDLHTGVDATRLMSLVMLVFSVSPILAPLVGSGLIVPFGWRSVFAAVTAASILSFLLVAFVLPETRPPEERVEVSVRSVLDGFGELFRDWRFLGLTFIGGFGMASFFAFLASSSFIYMGHFGLTPTQYGLTFSVNAIGFIGASQFSAYLASRFGITRVVSVAVTCFTVATLALFAVTAAGVDSLIVLVVMLFIANAWLGLVIPSTMVLSLEDHGPIAGMASALGGTLQMITGAVMIVVASAFFDGTAMPMVATIAMCAVAAFILTRLTLRSGKAAPQLAE
- a CDS encoding response regulator, with amino-acid sequence MSRVLIADDEESMRLLVARAIAMDGHEIVTAEDGAEALEILNRDNGAFDLLLTDIKMPVMDGIALALAVARDFPRLTVLMMTGFADQRERASGLEAIVHDVITKPFAVADIRTAVADALASRAPD
- a CDS encoding YdcF family protein, which encodes MLAAAGILLFIGLGFVDFLSRVPPAEEKPSRNADGIVVLTGGSSRVSDALELLSVGYGRRLLISGVHPTSGYSDIQRTLPDSQRLLACCVDLDRSAVNTRSNATETRRWATERGFHSLIVVTSNYHMPRAIVELSHSMPDIELVPFAVVGEKWREEPWWTSGAALRLLLSEYAKYLFAQTRVAFGGVGQGGMPEIGAPPSPSKPATASAN
- a CDS encoding antibiotic biosynthesis monooxygenase family protein; its protein translation is MSGTIHHDRTQPSGNEPRPFVLINSFTPKPGKLDELAALLEAARDSFSDKISGFHGGRIYRDVDGSSALLIGVFETEDHYESWITTDLFASYRAQILPLIESMGQSRIEAGNARKTAHRRTPERSRDDMDACAS
- a CDS encoding MmcQ/YjbR family DNA-binding protein; amino-acid sequence: MATGNDLRRIALSLDGTTEAPHFDRAAFKVARIFVTLAADGRTANIKFTAEEQEFKCMLAPGAFTPVPNAWGKQGWTTVSLAALGVAELRNALEMAWQHAQPKKRK